In a genomic window of Streptomyces sp. SJL17-4:
- the rlmN gene encoding 23S rRNA (adenine(2503)-C(2))-methyltransferase RlmN, whose amino-acid sequence MPKPGELTFVAPRGAKKPPRHLADLTPAERKEAVAAIGEKPFRAKQLSTHYFARYAHDPAEWTDIPAASREKLAGELLPDLMSVVRHISCDDDTTRKTLWRLHDGTLVESVLMRYPDRVTMCISSQAGCGMNCPFCATGQAGLDRNLSTAEIVHQIVDGMRSLRDGEVPGGPARLSNIVFMGMGEPLANYKRVVGAIRRLTDPEPDGLGLSQRGITVSTVGLVPAMLRFADEGFKCRLAVSLHAPDDELRDTLVPVNTRWKVREVLDAAWEYAEKSGRRISIEYALIRDINDQAWRGDLLGRLLKGRRVHVNLIPLNPTPGSKWTASRPEDEKAFVEAIARHGVPVTVRDTRGQEIDGACGQLAAAER is encoded by the coding sequence ATGCCCAAGCCCGGAGAACTCACTTTCGTCGCCCCCCGCGGAGCCAAGAAGCCGCCGCGGCACCTGGCCGACCTCACGCCCGCCGAGCGGAAGGAGGCCGTCGCCGCGATCGGCGAGAAGCCGTTCCGCGCCAAGCAGCTGTCCACCCACTACTTCGCGCGGTACGCGCACGATCCCGCCGAGTGGACGGACATTCCGGCCGCCTCGCGGGAGAAGCTGGCCGGGGAGCTGCTGCCCGATCTGATGTCCGTGGTGCGGCACATCTCGTGCGACGACGACACCACCCGTAAGACCCTGTGGCGGCTGCACGACGGCACGCTCGTCGAGTCGGTGCTCATGCGCTACCCGGACCGGGTGACCATGTGCATCTCCTCGCAGGCCGGCTGCGGGATGAACTGCCCGTTCTGTGCGACGGGGCAGGCCGGGCTCGACCGGAACCTGTCGACCGCCGAGATCGTGCACCAGATCGTGGACGGCATGCGGTCGCTGCGGGACGGGGAGGTGCCCGGGGGACCGGCGCGGCTCTCCAACATCGTGTTCATGGGCATGGGTGAGCCGCTCGCGAACTACAAGCGGGTCGTCGGTGCCATCCGGCGCCTCACCGACCCTGAGCCGGACGGTCTGGGGCTCTCGCAGCGCGGGATCACCGTCTCCACCGTCGGGCTCGTGCCCGCGATGCTGCGCTTCGCCGACGAGGGCTTCAAGTGCCGGCTCGCGGTCTCGCTGCACGCCCCCGACGACGAGCTCCGGGACACCCTGGTGCCGGTCAACACGCGCTGGAAGGTGCGTGAGGTCCTCGACGCGGCCTGGGAGTACGCGGAGAAGTCCGGGCGCCGGATCTCCATCGAGTACGCGCTCATCCGGGACATCAACGACCAGGCGTGGCGCGGTGACCTGCTGGGCCGGCTGCTGAAGGGGCGTCGGGTGCACGTCAACCTGATCCCGCTGAACCCGACGCCGGGTTCGAAGTGGACGGCGTCGCGTCCGGAGGACGAGAAGGCCTTCGTCGAGGCCATCGCCCGCCACGGCGTGCCGGTGACCGTGCGGGACACCCGGGGCCAGGAGATCGACGGTGCCTGTGGACAGCTGGCCGCCGCCGAGCGCTGA